cctactgtaaattgctgcagatttcaatgctggctcatcaacaagtgtctgtgtgcgaaccattcaacgaaacatcatcgatgtgggcttttggagctgaaggcacactcgtgtacccttgatgactgcaggacacaaagctttatgcctcgccaggACCTGTTGATACTGACATTgggctcttgatgactggaaacatactgcctgattggacaaaaaaaatcaaatctgtgtgaaatcttatgggacttaactgctaaggtcatcagtccctaagcttacacactgcttaacctaaattatcctaaggacaaacacacacacacccatgcccgatggaggactcaaacctccaccgggaccagccgcacagtccatgactgcagcgccctaggctgctcggctaatcccgcgcggccactggttggacaagtctcgtttcaaattgtattgagcagatggatgtgtatgggaatggagacaaccacacgaatcgatggaccctgcatgtcagcaggggactgttcaagatggtgaaggctctgtaatggtgtggccctgtgcaattgaagtgatatgggatcctATTACGTCTAGACATGAGTCTGACAGGTGACGTGTgcataagcatgctgtctgatcaccagcatccattcatgtccattgtgctttccgatggaattgagcaattccagcaggacaatgcgacacccaacacgtctagaattgctacagagtggctctaggaacactcttctgaatttaaacattttcgctggccaccaaaccccatacatgaacattattgagaatatctcggatgccttcaatgtgctgttcagaagaaatcccaCCCCATCGTGCTCTtatggacttatggacagccctgcaggattcatagtgcaaattccctccaacactacttcagacattaattaaGTTCATGCCatatcatgttgcggcacttctggggaCACCACACGATGCTAGGCATGTGTACCAATTTTTTGGCTCTTTGGTGTATTATTATGTGAACTTGCAGTAATTGGTCCAATTAGATCACTATGAATAAACCATAGTAGATTGTTTGTATTTACTTTTCGCATTTAATAGGCTGTGAGGCCTGTTTCCCTTCAATATGTGTATGACTTATCATAAGTCAGGTCACCCATACTTTTACACCATAGTTCAGTGGTCTCTCTTGGCAAAGCTACATGGTATTTAAATTCCTTATGTATAAAATTTAATGTGTACATATTTCCCTCACTTCTCACTGTAATGGCAAGAATCAATTGTCTTTTTAAAGATACCTTTATAGTTCTCAAAAACCTAATTGTAAACCTTTTGGTCCTGGTTGCAGGCTGTAGGTGAGATCTGGAACTGACAGAATAGCTATTATAAAAGCAGGAACTTCTTATAACTTCAATTTTACACCACATTTAGCAGATATAAAATGTTCCTCACTTCGAAACATTAATTTTAACTGTCTCTGGCAACTTTTTCACTTTTTCTGTATATTTAAATTTATGTTGCTGAATTTTCATTGGTAGCTGTTGGGAAGCAAGTCATTATTCTACTTTTGTACTTTGATCGTCATGGGGTGCCTCTGTAGAATTTTGTTTTGATTTCTgtgctttgtgtttcttttttttctataaTTTGACATTTTGTATCCTTTCAACACACAGTTACATCAGCAAAAAATAAAACGATTGGTACTTttgttatttaatttaatattgttaCCTGACTTCGATTTCTGTTGCTGGCTTATAGTGGACTATTGACATCTTTCCTCTTTGTCTCTTCATCCAAAAGCACATTCTACACGAAGTCTAGATTTAAATGGTAACAGTGTTTCTTGCTCTGTGATTAGATTATTATGAACTGGCAGTGCTGTGAACACTATTTGCAGACAACATGACTTTCGTCTAATCTTACTCCATATGATCATCACTATTGAGTTAATTTGTCGAATTTCAAAGCGATAGCCTCAGATCTAAAGTCATAGGTTCGTTTTTGGGGTACTCCAGAAAATTATCTGCAATTCTCCATATGACTTCAACCTTACATATGTTGTCACATTTCTTCAAAGTTGCTAATTGGTCATCTTTCTTTGGGCATACTTCTGCCATATCATTCTCTTTATATATCATaatttcaaaatgtttcatttgaataAAAGTTTCCCAGGTCCATTCCACCAAACATCAATTCGAGAGTTTTCAAATTACTAAAATTGGTTCCATCGAACAGCTTTTATGCTGAAGCAGAACTTCCAAACCTTAGAAAACAGGTCCATGATAATGAAATATCAATGTCCAATAATGTAAGTAAGTCATCTTGGAACTTCATCATAAGTATCAAAAAACTTCCATAACTAGGTATTGCTTACCTTTATGCATTATACAGGATAGTAATATTATAAATGAGTGAAAACTAGTGTATAATCTTTTGTAATAACCGTTTCAtgtcaccaacaagaaatgcaacacAGACTAGAGGCATGCGCCCAGATATACCGAATCACATCACTCAAGCAGTGTACTTTGAATCTGAGGAGGTTAAAGGCAATGAAATAAGCAATATAACCTTCAAATTAAAGAACAAATACTCAGCTGGATGGAATGGTATCGAGTACAGTCGTTAAAAAATGCATAATAGAAATAGTTTAACCGCTAATGTACCTCATAAACCGTAGTATCAGACAAAGCACTTATCCTAGATGCTTAAAAATAACTATTGTTAAAGCAGTGGGTAAGAAGGAAAGCACAAAAGAGGCTTCAAACAACCACTCTGTATCATTAGTCCCTACTTTCAGTAAAGTTTTTGAAATAGTGAACCTTTCTCAGCTCtctgattattttacaaaaaactaattcaaatggttcaaatggctctgagcactatgggactcaacttctaaggtcattagtcccctagaacttagaactagttaaacctaactaacctaagaacatcacacacatccatgcccgaggcaggattctaacctgcgaccgtagcggtctcgcggttccagactgcagcgcctagaaccgcatggccacttcggctggcaaaaAACTAATTGCTAATAGAAACATAGCATTGCCTTAGAAGGGATCCCTGCACAACAACTGCATTTACTGAAATTTTCCATAAAGTATACACCCTCCTAGATGAAGAAATGATGAGAACAGGCATATTCTTAGATTTTTCCAGAGTCTTTGACTCGGACAACTAAGTGCTGCTCGTTAAGAAACTGAAGGCACACAGCATTAAAAAAGCATCTATGGAGCTTCTGTCCACATACTTAATAAACTGCATGCAGTTTAAAATAGATAATAATGTCATACATTTCCTGATTTATAGGGATATAGTAGTCTGGGGTGCCTCAAGTGCCAAGCCTTGGTCGCTTGCTGTTCATGATTTATGTCAGTGACATAACAGAACCTTTCAATGTACATCTCTTAAGTTATGCCACTGGCACCTCCCTCCTATTTTTTGAGAAATGCTCTGAGGCATTGCAGCCGGTGGCAACCAAGGGTGCAACTAATGGAACCATGTATTTTCTACATCCAAGTCTAAACACTAATATCAGTAATTCCAAGCTACAAATATTCTGCTGCTGCAGAAAAGATAATTTATGTTAATCGCTAGACTAAGTCTGTAGAGCCCTGCCATGAAACTTttgtgttcaaaatttcttttaaaaccaGTGCCTCTGCTAGAACATTCATCTTTGGCGTCATTTCTATAGACTTTTTTTATATGTGCCTTTCGCGCTATTTTTCGTTTTGAGTCTAATGTTACTGTCGTTCTGTgagctaataaaaatgttatttttgtttcaaacCTAACCGCGTTTTCATTTAAAGCTCAAATCACCACAGTTTGTCCAACATAGATATTAAAAATATATTCCTTATGTTTGTGTAAACTTATGTTGTTGAGAATAGTAAAAACAGTGTAAGCAATAAGCCACAGGCCGTCAATTGCAACATGTGTTAAATTGAGAATATTAAGATGAATACATGTTTTTATATTAGTTCGTTACTCATCGTATGTATAAAGTTTGCAAAAGACATCAGCTCGATGGCTacacgtaaaaaaaaataaataaaatatatacgtCCCCACCTAGCCGGCATgcgtgaccgatcggttctaggcacttcagtctggaaccgcgcgaccgctacggtcgcaggttagaatcctgcctcgggcatggatgtgtgtgatgtccttaggttagttagggttaagtagttctaaggtctaggtgactgatgacctcagatgttaagtcccatagtgctcagagccatttgaaccatcccccctAGTCAACCATGATCAATAGTGAGATTGCGTCTGTTGTACAGTACAAGTAAATTAACGCAGCTCTGGGGTCATAACCTAATAAATTTAAAGAGCTGCGGGCATTCCTCAGGCACACAAATTATAAGTCACTTGCGTTAATAGTGGTTTACTTGATCATTTTGTGATTCATTGACTTCTGAAAAAGCACAAGAAACTGTGGCACTTGGCAACCACATGTCAACAACAGAATAAAAGATAATAGCACGGAATTACCatcaaaaactaaaaacaaaaaggaatatactgaaaacaaaattaatttgagAAATTCGAGCTAAAACTGTCAAATTAAATATTATTAATCGAATTGTTTTCCTATTAGTTCCGGTGTAAGTACAAAATTTTGATAGCAAAATGTGTAATACCCAAAGACCAAttcaaataaaaatctgaaatggaaaaataaagaaatagttcCAGTAAATACAGTGGCTGTTCTTTCTGCCAACGTAATGTTACAATTTCACAAACTGATGGATAAAATCTTGGCTTCTCAAAAGAAAGAAGATACAGTGTGAATTTAAAACGTACGGTAGTAACTTTCTCAGCTGATGTCCGAAATTCATGTAGTTATAATACTTTTTCTATGAAAAATCTTTACAGGTTTTGTCTAAATTTAATGGGATTACATTTTAATTGAAGGTAATACTTTTTATGGCGGAACTACTATCGATAGCTTCATTTTGTGACAGTTGGCGTGCATCTGAATTTCTCATACCTCTCTGCCACTTTGGCATTACGTCAATGCCGTAGACTCCTATAGAGTTGCAGTTCACATAGCAAGAGGCAGCCATTGTTTTTACGTTACCTGCAACACTTTTAAAGGGACGAAGTAATTTGTGTACCGTTTTCTTGAAAGACACTCGTCGCACATTTGGTGATGTCCACGATGAACCCCGAATAGTAAGTACGGAGTGTCAACTGTGCGGTTCAGTATGTGAGCTGTTTTCGATTGACATTCTCTCTGCGTATATCTCATATTGATGGCGTTATTGTGTGGTGTGTATAATTTTTGTTGTTAAAGTGTTTATTAAAATTTTGCGGAGTAGCTTAGATATTTGCGCAAGGCTGAAGCTAACAATGTAACATTACTTCGTTTCGATAAGTTTTTGTGACTCACTGTCATCCATGACGGGTGGAGGCACAATGAAATCAGCAAACATGGATGGTTGCCTTTATGctttgttttgtgtaaatggcaagTAGCGTTTGTGAACATGGAGAGGCAAGAATTGACTTAAGAGCATTTGTTATTTTTGAGATGTGTGGGGGATTCTTATGTAATTTATTCCATGCTTCCGTAATCAACAATTCTAATTTGTTATCATTTATAGGTTGGTGGTAGTTACTCGATATTCGTGTTGATTCGTGCGTATCTGTATCAAGATATGGTTGTCAGAGAGACCTGTGCCTGCTTCAAATGTGTTTCTCGGGGACCATGTTTCGTGGTGGTATTTGTTTGGAATAGGAAATAATGTGCAGTAGGTGTGAGCACTAGGGAACTCGACTAGACTAAGGAATATTTAGGACTTGATTACCTTACACGAAGCGGGAAATAACAAAAACCTACATATTTACGAGTATATTTCTTCTTTCTCACATGCCCAGAATGTGAGTTTTACGACATAAAGAGGAACCCGTTCATTTCTTTGCGCTTTGAATGTTGTTCATTTTACTGTCATGAAGTGAAGCAATCCCAACATCACATACATTCTCTACAGTGACACACCAGTGACTTTCAGAATGTTTTTGGGTTTAATTAGAATTCTGTAAAATCATACAATATACTGTATGTATATGCCCAGAAGTATCACACAAATTTGATGGGTTTAGATTTTGAATTAAAGCTGATTGCATTGATAATTCACTATTGGTGCCACAGTCAATATTGGTCACTGGATATTTCAGATTTTCGTTACTTGAGTAGGAAGTTTCCTTGCTTACTTGAGTAGGAAGTTTCCTTGCATTAATAATTGTTGTAGTAGTTTGATAATCTGGAAGTCTAGTAAgatattttatttccataatttgctgcagatttctttaCATAAAGGTAACTTAGTGGAGCATTTCACATAATGTATTTTCTTGCCAACTGTTACTGAACACTGGGTTACTTAGTTCATTGGAAAGTTAATTTCACTTAAGGGTTGCATTTTGACAGAATATTATGATGATTGAGCACATCCCCATTCGAATTTCAAATTGACACACTGCTTTTGTAAGGAATAAAGTAACAAAAGCATATGCTGTACATTGCAAATCCAATATTATTGGGAGTGTTTAGTGATGATGTGCTGCTTATAGGTGGTTTTCTGCCAATAGTGGCAGGTTTTTCATAGTTTTAAATGTTATGTTGTATTGGAACTGGCAAGTCTGGTAGTAGACATTTACTGAATGAAAACATTATCCTAATTGCAGGCAAACTATTAGTATTGTGACCTCTGATTCAGATCTGTTGCGGTTACTAGCATTTCGCATCACTTTGTGAATTGCTTGTGAAGATATGATACAGTGCTGTgctatgtaaattttcttgactgTGAACAGATACTTAATATTGCATTGACCATTTTTCAGTGACTACCTTTTCAAGCTTCTGCTCATTGGTGATTCTGGTGTTGGCAAATCTTGTCTTCTGCTGAGATTTGCGGTATGTGCTATTAAGTATGTCAAATATTAAAGATTTCAACTATTAATAGTTTTTCATGCGTATGTTTATTGTTTGCAGGATGATACGTACACGGAAAGCTATATTAGCACTATAGGTGTAGATTTTGTAAGTATTTCAATAGTTTTAATTAAATTCACAAAGTATTTTTTATACTTCGCATTTGGTGTAAGAAATTTCTATTCTGTTGCAGAAAATAAGAACAATTGATCTGGATGGGAAGACTATAAAACTACAAATTGTAAGTTTTTATAATTTTGAATGCTTAGGTTTTAATGTTTGGGAGCAGAGCATTGCTCCTTCTATGTAACAGTCAGTAGTGAACGACAAAATTCTGTTTTACAGTGGGATACTGCTGGTCAAGAGAGGTTTCGCACAATTACGTCAAGTTATTATCGAGGTGCTCATGGAATTATTGTGGTTTATGATTGCACCGACCAAGAGTCATTCAATAACGTTAAACAATGGCTGGAAGAAATTGATCGCTATGCTTGTGACAATGTAAATAAATTACTTGTAGGAAACAAAAGTGACTTGCATGCCAAAAAGGTTGTTGATTATACTACTGCTAAGGTAAGATGTTATATAGTTGTTTGAAAGATTTGAATATGTGTTTTAGAAGAGTGGAATACTTTAATCTGTATGTGAACTTTGGAATAACATGGCAGTGCATGAGATGTTTGTGACACTGGCAATGTGCATGTTGCTACATTTCATGTATTGGTAGACTGTTTTTAATAACTTTTACCATTGCCTTTAAATCTGTGCCAaatgttactgtaattgtgaaatgaaataatttaaaagtccaccttgatgtgtgtacacacacacacacacacacacacacacacacacacttctcattATTGCATGCATTTGGAGCATTGTTCTTCTGCTACTCAAGAAGCCAGTTGATAGCTGTGTCATTAGTTACTAAAATTGCCATGATAGTTTTCTGCTTCTAGAACATAATGCTGCCAGCAGTCTGGCACATCAAAACAGCAACAATTTCAGGAAAGTTTCTTGCAGCCAATCTTGGCATTTGATTAGACGTAGCAGTAGTAATTAAAGGCATCTAGTTCCGGCTATCAATTAGTAAATGAGtgaacttcatttttatatttgagATCCGTAATATTAAGCTTAATTTTTATTGAAAGAATTGTCAGGTGTGTGTGCTTACTATAAATTATCCATGCTTAAAACATAACTagtttcactttgaacttggaattGCAGTTCTGCAGCACACTTCAGATATTTAAATTTCCTACATTGCTTTGACAGTGTTGAATGTAAATGGCAAAATGCTGTTTACTGTATTGTgagttaaaaaagtaaaaaattattataaaacctATGAACAAGATGAATACTTAATGAAATGGTTTTGTATTAGTTTTGCAGTAAGCACATTTATAATAGAGGTGAaataatcaaaatgaaaaaccaagaaCAGGGAGATAAATTAGTGCTGATTCAGTaaattcagaacttttaagagtACTCAATACAGATCTAACATTAGGTTGAGGAAAACATAAACATTGGGATGCAGGAAGGTGTCAGTTGTAAAACTTTAAACTTGTGCTGTTGCTTCCAGTGTGACTCAGGATTTTGCAGTTCCTGTAACTGTAAAGGAATTTGTAAGGACTTCGCTCTTGCATTCAAAATACAACCTTAATGACATCTTTGGATAACTGGAAAGTTTCATTGTTTTGCATAAACTACTATGAGCTCATTATTACCTACAGGAATATGCAGATCAGCTAGGAATTCCATTCCTTGAAACTTCTGCGAAGAATGCTACGAATGTTGAGCAAGCATTCATGACCATGGCAGCAGAAATAAAGAACCGTGTAGGACCTCCATCATCAGCTGCTGACACGGCCAATAAAGTTAAAATTGACCAGGGTCGTCCAATTGAAACGGCAAAGTCTGGATGTTGCTGAAATTAGTGCAGTATGTAACACACCTTCTTTTGGAATTACTCTATATTGTACTAGGCATATTGATttcattttaaaactttttctcttCAGATTTATTGCTGCTGTGTACACTTCCCAGCTCAGCATGTTGCAGTAGCATCTGCTTGGGAGATCTG
This Schistocerca nitens isolate TAMUIC-IGC-003100 chromosome 1, iqSchNite1.1, whole genome shotgun sequence DNA region includes the following protein-coding sequences:
- the LOC126198495 gene encoding ras-related protein Rab-1A, translating into MSTMNPEYDYLFKLLLIGDSGVGKSCLLLRFADDTYTESYISTIGVDFKIRTIDLDGKTIKLQIWDTAGQERFRTITSSYYRGAHGIIVVYDCTDQESFNNVKQWLEEIDRYACDNVNKLLVGNKSDLHAKKVVDYTTAKEYADQLGIPFLETSAKNATNVEQAFMTMAAEIKNRVGPPSSAADTANKVKIDQGRPIETAKSGCC